The following proteins come from a genomic window of Brevibacillus antibioticus:
- a CDS encoding (2Fe-2S) ferredoxin domain-containing protein — protein sequence MATWDLSQTRHHVLICNGGSCMRKGGEEVTVAIREAITNAGLDDFVHTTRTRCNGRCEDACVMIVYPEGIWYENVTPEDAQLLVEEHFQNGRPVESLMTHRFETNGFVRTIDTKPGILKSQKAKK from the coding sequence GTGGCAACATGGGATTTATCTCAGACGAGACATCATGTGCTGATCTGTAACGGTGGAAGCTGTATGCGCAAGGGTGGCGAAGAGGTTACCGTTGCGATACGCGAAGCGATTACCAACGCAGGCTTGGATGACTTTGTACATACAACCCGCACGCGTTGCAACGGGCGCTGTGAGGACGCTTGCGTGATGATCGTGTACCCCGAGGGAATCTGGTATGAAAACGTGACGCCAGAAGATGCACAGCTATTAGTGGAAGAGCATTTTCAAAACGGCAGACCAGTAGAGTCCTTGATGACGCATCGCTTCGAAACGAACGGCTTTGTTCGCACAATCGACACCAAGCCAGGTATCTTAAAATCTCAAAAGGCAAAAAAATAA
- a CDS encoding spore coat protein, producing the protein MQRFAAHEFLETQEALRSKHAAIEMHGVLAEMAQDPQLTGIINRHQQLIMNAYQQGISLLQGKGFNIAPAPIQLRVAQPTAVGLNHPQMAAPNPHPTRLSDMTIATLMLNWHKAGSAIGMLWAAECVDPGIRQYHVNGANACQQMAYETWQYLNAKGYYQAPQLADHTMNTMINAYQPQQQMLL; encoded by the coding sequence ATGCAACGATTTGCCGCTCATGAGTTTTTGGAAACACAAGAAGCACTCCGTTCCAAGCACGCCGCGATTGAAATGCACGGAGTACTTGCCGAGATGGCACAAGACCCTCAATTAACTGGCATCATTAATAGACATCAGCAATTGATCATGAACGCATACCAGCAGGGGATTAGCCTTTTGCAGGGAAAAGGCTTCAACATTGCACCAGCTCCTATTCAATTGCGTGTAGCACAACCTACAGCAGTAGGTCTTAATCACCCGCAGATGGCTGCTCCCAACCCACACCCAACCCGCTTGTCAGATATGACAATTGCTACCCTGATGCTGAATTGGCATAAAGCGGGTTCGGCAATTGGCATGCTCTGGGCGGCTGAGTGCGTAGATCCAGGTATCCGGCAATATCATGTAAATGGCGCAAATGCTTGCCAGCAAATGGCTTATGAAACCTGGCAATACCTGAATGCCAAAGGCTACTACCAAGCTCCGCAGCTTGCCGATCACACAATGAACACGATGATTAACGCCTATCAGCCTCAACAACAAATGCTCCTGTAA
- a CDS encoding acyl-CoA thioesterase/bile acid-CoA:amino acid N-acyltransferase family protein, translating into MILPQIEVTPATALIDVPVHITLSGFIPNQLITLHATLKNGLPGGDLTASSHAIFQADENGSVDLVSQAPLFGTYEGIDPMGLFWSMNVQTMRFYHAYSLDDFQFTPRSTEIELAAEVNDKPVAKAVVKRIFVSRDVSIRKVTDHGLVDLYFSKPHTEQRPAIVVLGGSEGGIGSCSQFAALFASHGYPTLALAYFQCNDLPDDIRQIPIEYVQRAIHWLQQQPSVHPDKITLFGRSKGAELALVTASFERHVHAVIASSPCSTVTIGTDKAFAGSDTFSPQSSWSFQGEPLPFVPWTEEQTKVSQERLEAGQRIDHIHAEAWAACEWLEDAEIPVEKINGPILFLSSDDDHWWPAARHCEQMVERLKDHQFAHSVVHLRYADTGHGIRFPYIPTTRTRLNGGTPKNNAYASEHSWREVLRFLERTFPE; encoded by the coding sequence ATGATACTTCCACAAATTGAAGTTACCCCTGCAACAGCCTTAATAGATGTTCCCGTCCATATTACACTCAGCGGGTTTATCCCGAACCAATTAATCACCCTTCATGCCACTCTGAAAAATGGTTTACCTGGAGGAGATTTGACTGCATCCTCACATGCTATATTCCAAGCAGACGAAAATGGCTCAGTGGATTTAGTTTCCCAAGCTCCCTTATTTGGTACTTATGAGGGGATTGATCCGATGGGGCTTTTCTGGTCTATGAATGTCCAAACCATGCGTTTTTATCATGCCTATTCGCTGGACGACTTTCAGTTCACCCCTCGCTCCACTGAGATAGAATTAGCGGCAGAAGTCAACGATAAACCCGTAGCGAAAGCCGTCGTAAAACGTATTTTTGTCTCTCGCGACGTATCGATACGGAAAGTGACAGACCATGGGCTAGTCGATCTGTATTTTTCAAAACCTCACACTGAACAAAGACCCGCCATTGTCGTACTTGGTGGAAGCGAAGGTGGAATTGGTTCCTGCTCACAATTTGCTGCTTTGTTCGCCTCTCATGGCTATCCGACACTAGCACTCGCTTACTTCCAATGCAATGATCTTCCTGACGATATTCGCCAGATCCCGATTGAATATGTTCAACGCGCCATTCATTGGCTACAGCAGCAGCCCTCCGTACATCCTGATAAAATCACGTTATTCGGACGCTCCAAAGGTGCAGAATTGGCATTAGTCACAGCATCGTTCGAGCGACACGTACATGCTGTTATTGCTTCGAGTCCCTGCTCTACAGTTACTATCGGTACAGATAAGGCATTCGCTGGATCAGACACGTTCTCCCCGCAGTCCTCTTGGTCGTTTCAAGGAGAGCCTCTTCCATTCGTACCATGGACCGAGGAGCAGACAAAAGTCTCGCAAGAGCGGCTCGAAGCAGGTCAACGGATTGATCACATCCATGCTGAAGCGTGGGCTGCTTGTGAATGGTTAGAAGATGCCGAGATCCCGGTGGAAAAAATCAATGGCCCGATCCTCTTCCTCTCCTCGGATGACGATCACTGGTGGCCAGCAGCCCGGCATTGCGAGCAAATGGTCGAGCGGTTAAAGGATCATCAGTTTGCTCATTCGGTGGTGCATTTGCGTTACGCGGATACAGGACATGGGATCCGCTTTCCTTACATACCAACTACCCGCACACGACTCAATGGTGGCACGCCCAAAAACAACGCCTACGCATCCGAGCACTCTTGGCGTGAGGTTCTTCGGTTTTTAGAGCGGACTTTTCCAGAGTAA
- a CDS encoding Rrf2 family transcriptional regulator: MKISSRFSIAVHILSLLSIDSNSHCTSEWIAGSVNTNPVVIRRVLGLLKKAGLVNVRAGAGGASLAKELDQITLLEIYRAVDVVEEGQLFHIHEQPNPDCPVGANIQFVLELILTRAQHAMEEILGGVKMSELVNNLRQKITEKAQ, translated from the coding sequence ATGAAAATCAGCAGCCGTTTCTCCATTGCGGTCCACATCTTATCACTGCTTTCCATTGATTCTAATTCGCATTGCACTTCGGAATGGATCGCAGGTAGTGTGAATACGAATCCAGTCGTGATCCGACGTGTGCTGGGGCTGTTGAAGAAGGCTGGGCTCGTGAACGTACGTGCCGGAGCTGGCGGCGCTTCTCTCGCCAAGGAATTGGATCAAATCACACTACTAGAGATTTACCGTGCAGTCGATGTCGTGGAAGAAGGGCAACTTTTTCACATCCATGAGCAACCGAATCCCGATTGTCCAGTGGGAGCGAATATACAGTTTGTGCTGGAGTTGATTCTGACCCGTGCGCAGCATGCTATGGAGGAGATTTTGGGCGGAGTGAAAATGTCCGAGCTCGTAAATAACCTTCGTCAAAAAATAACAGAAAAAGCGCAGTAA
- the xerS gene encoding tyrosine recombinase XerS yields the protein MSVTKQRDALQLLQTVGSYPWYVEKFIEHKKAKKNSPSTLLGYLRDFSFFFRWMMTEGLSTATDMKDIPLSDLNDLKKETVESYILYLQESHLYERSVLLSNPTKSAKKEYSDRTISRKISSLKSLFHYLSALAEDENGESYLTRNVLAKIELEITELTPLARAHAIRAKILIDDEIYQFVDFVYNGYLAHCDTEKKKQYHMQNRDRDTALIAMILSGGFRVSEIVSLDLSDIIMEKNQLKLIRKGKKEDAPFFSDWGKEHLAKYLQLRDKYKPEPQEDAVFLAVSPANPNGHRIEVRSVQKLVKKYAKAFGIPDLSVHKLRHSFATQFLRLNPDPHQLQAQLGHSKIETTMQYAHVLEDALGKAVNRTT from the coding sequence ATGTCCGTTACGAAACAGCGCGATGCCTTGCAGCTTTTGCAAACAGTGGGCTCCTACCCATGGTATGTCGAAAAGTTTATTGAGCATAAAAAAGCAAAAAAGAATTCACCCTCCACCTTGCTTGGCTACCTTCGCGATTTCTCTTTTTTCTTTCGCTGGATGATGACAGAAGGATTGAGTACCGCGACGGATATGAAGGATATTCCGTTAAGCGATTTGAATGACTTAAAGAAGGAAACGGTAGAGAGCTACATATTATACTTGCAGGAATCGCATCTGTACGAGCGATCTGTATTGCTCTCGAACCCTACCAAAAGCGCGAAGAAAGAGTACAGCGACCGCACCATCAGCAGAAAAATATCGAGCCTGAAATCGCTTTTTCATTATTTGTCTGCCCTCGCTGAGGATGAAAATGGAGAATCGTATTTGACGCGGAATGTACTCGCCAAAATCGAGCTGGAGATTACGGAGCTGACTCCCCTCGCACGTGCCCACGCCATTCGGGCAAAAATCCTGATTGACGACGAAATCTATCAGTTCGTCGATTTTGTCTACAACGGGTATTTGGCCCATTGTGATACGGAAAAAAAGAAGCAATATCACATGCAAAACCGCGACCGAGATACTGCCTTGATCGCGATGATTCTCTCTGGTGGCTTCCGTGTGTCAGAGATCGTCAGTCTCGATCTATCCGACATTATTATGGAAAAAAACCAGTTGAAATTGATCCGCAAAGGAAAGAAAGAGGACGCTCCTTTTTTCAGTGACTGGGGCAAGGAGCACTTAGCCAAATACTTGCAGCTGCGTGATAAATACAAGCCCGAACCACAAGAGGACGCTGTCTTTCTCGCTGTTTCCCCTGCCAATCCGAATGGGCATCGCATCGAAGTGCGGTCTGTCCAAAAGCTGGTCAAAAAGTACGCGAAAGCATTCGGCATCCCCGATTTGTCTGTCCATAAGCTTCGTCACAGCTTTGCTACACAGTTTCTCCGCTTGAATCCAGACCCCCATCAGCTCCAAGCACAACTGGGGCACTCCAAAATCGAAACGACCATGCAGTATGCTCACGTATTAGAAGATGCGCTGGGCAAGGCTGTGAACCGAACAACGTAA
- a CDS encoding YpdA family putative bacillithiol disulfide reductase → MEDVLIVGGGPCGLAAAIACKRAGLDPIIIEKGSLVHSIYRYPTYMIFHSTPDLLEIGGVPFATANDKPTRQEALNYYRLVAAREKLRVNVYETVTEAKKTPEGFQVTTTDRFAKTHTYEAKNLVIATGYFDNPNRLHVPGEELPKVSSFYKEAHPYTGLAVAVVGGNNSAVDAAMELERAGAEVTVICRRTDLSDKVKAWTRPVFESLIKKGRIHMLFGATVESIEECSIRVRMGEEVITLANDHVFSLIGYRPDRTFLHSLGVMIDEETGIPAHHPETMSTNIPGLYIAGVIAAGHHANAIFIENGRFHGEGIARHIASHRAQ, encoded by the coding sequence ATGGAAGACGTACTGATTGTAGGCGGTGGGCCTTGTGGACTGGCAGCGGCAATTGCCTGCAAGCGAGCTGGACTTGATCCCATCATTATTGAAAAAGGGTCGCTTGTTCATTCGATTTATCGCTACCCGACCTATATGATTTTTCATAGCACACCTGATTTACTGGAAATCGGGGGCGTACCTTTCGCAACGGCGAACGACAAGCCGACCAGACAGGAGGCACTCAATTACTATCGACTGGTAGCAGCGCGAGAAAAATTGCGCGTGAACGTATATGAGACGGTGACGGAAGCGAAGAAAACACCAGAAGGCTTCCAGGTTACGACGACAGACCGATTCGCCAAAACGCATACGTACGAAGCGAAAAACTTGGTGATCGCCACAGGTTACTTTGACAATCCGAATCGACTACATGTACCAGGCGAGGAGTTGCCGAAGGTTTCGTCCTTTTACAAGGAAGCACATCCGTATACAGGGCTTGCAGTAGCGGTAGTAGGGGGGAACAACTCTGCCGTTGACGCGGCGATGGAGCTGGAGCGGGCAGGAGCAGAAGTAACGGTGATTTGCCGTCGAACGGATCTTTCCGACAAGGTCAAGGCATGGACAAGGCCTGTTTTTGAGAGTCTGATCAAAAAAGGACGCATCCACATGCTGTTCGGTGCAACAGTTGAGAGCATTGAGGAGTGTTCTATCAGGGTGAGGATGGGCGAGGAAGTCATTACGCTTGCCAATGACCACGTGTTTTCTTTGATTGGATATCGTCCGGATCGTACCTTCCTTCATTCGTTAGGGGTTATGATTGACGAGGAAACGGGAATTCCAGCGCATCATCCAGAGACGATGTCGACGAACATCCCAGGTCTCTATATAGCGGGAGTTATTGCGGCGGGCCATCACGCAAACGCCATTTTTATTGAAAATGGAAGGTTTCACGGTGAGGGTATCGCCCGCCACATTGCCTCTCATAGAGCACAGTGA
- a CDS encoding MFS transporter, with product MYKLRALHSNKWAILSVVTLVSFITNLDATIVVIGLPAVMEDLRIPINIGMWTITAFYIMSTLFLLPAGRWSDMLGTKRIFLWGLTLFTISTALCGLANSGTTLIGARLLQGTGAAMAMASATPILIRTFPPNQLGIALGINNISWVTGSLIGPVIGGALIGDFGWRSIFFVAVPAGVIGLIAGLLVLKDTPPIEKGKTDWPGILTFGPGLVALLIALSEGQSWGWTSVPTLSLFATALLLWIAFVLIELRVRHPLFPLSLFTYRNYSIGLGITMSYCIGYFAVTILLMLYLQGAHRLSPLEAGLLMIPLSIPQLFTAPFGGKLADRFGPVRMILLGSFLIGLAFLLLGQLGSQLSNLAVIIPLLIISAATGLSWPSLAKAVLSAAPQERAGSASGMFWTVYEMCRAISQALSLVVVQLSVKSSSVLPLFSETGAGEIVQSKSALIYATNNGFPFFAIFFAIAIVLGLFLMRPQLKIDNWKEKKIVRQSG from the coding sequence GTGTACAAATTGAGAGCCTTACATTCGAATAAATGGGCTATTTTATCTGTGGTCACGCTTGTTTCGTTCATTACTAACTTAGACGCAACGATTGTGGTTATCGGTCTTCCTGCTGTCATGGAAGATTTGCGTATTCCGATCAACATTGGGATGTGGACGATTACCGCGTTCTACATCATGAGCACATTATTTTTGCTTCCCGCTGGGCGTTGGTCGGATATGCTCGGGACCAAGCGCATTTTTTTATGGGGGCTCACCTTGTTCACGATATCCACTGCGCTGTGCGGTCTTGCGAACTCAGGCACAACACTGATCGGTGCACGGCTCCTTCAGGGAACTGGTGCCGCAATGGCAATGGCATCAGCAACACCAATCCTCATACGGACATTCCCACCCAATCAACTCGGAATCGCTCTCGGGATTAACAACATATCATGGGTGACTGGATCACTCATCGGTCCGGTGATCGGAGGCGCGCTTATCGGTGATTTCGGATGGCGATCCATCTTTTTTGTAGCTGTCCCTGCTGGAGTCATTGGTTTGATCGCTGGCCTCCTGGTTCTCAAAGACACGCCCCCAATCGAAAAGGGCAAGACTGACTGGCCGGGTATTTTGACCTTTGGACCAGGTTTAGTCGCTCTGCTTATCGCACTGTCTGAGGGGCAGTCTTGGGGTTGGACATCGGTACCCACACTTAGCCTCTTTGCAACCGCTCTACTTTTATGGATAGCATTCGTACTCATCGAGCTACGTGTTCGGCATCCACTTTTTCCTCTAAGCCTTTTCACCTATCGAAACTATTCGATTGGTCTTGGAATCACGATGAGTTATTGCATTGGTTACTTCGCCGTCACCATTCTCCTGATGCTATATCTGCAAGGGGCACATCGCTTAAGCCCTTTGGAAGCGGGATTGTTAATGATCCCATTATCGATTCCCCAACTCTTCACGGCCCCTTTTGGCGGTAAACTTGCCGACCGTTTCGGCCCCGTGCGCATGATTCTGTTAGGATCATTCCTAATAGGCCTAGCCTTTCTGCTACTTGGACAACTTGGTTCTCAGTTGTCGAACCTGGCTGTGATTATCCCGCTTCTTATCATTTCCGCCGCCACTGGTCTGTCTTGGCCTTCGCTCGCAAAAGCAGTCCTATCTGCTGCTCCGCAAGAGCGCGCTGGCTCCGCTTCAGGTATGTTCTGGACTGTCTACGAAATGTGTCGGGCAATAAGTCAAGCTCTCTCATTGGTAGTTGTACAGCTAAGCGTCAAGTCTTCATCCGTCTTGCCGCTATTTTCCGAAACGGGAGCGGGAGAAATCGTCCAATCTAAGAGTGCCTTGATCTATGCAACAAACAACGGTTTCCCATTCTTCGCCATCTTCTTTGCTATCGCTATCGTGTTAGGTTTGTTTCTCATGAGGCCACAATTGAAGATAGATAACTGGAAGGAGAAGAAAATAGTCCGTCAGTCTGGATGA
- a CDS encoding glycine C-acetyltransferase, which yields MASKTLEHFLHENLADLKGKGLYNVIDPLQSANGPVITIAGKELINLSSNNYLGLATDQRLVDAAIAAASKYGVGAGAVRTINGTLDLHVKLEEKLAAFKHTEAAIAYQSGFNCNMAAISAVMDKDDAILSDELNHASIIDGCRLSRAQIIRVNHSDIDDLRAKAKEAKESGKYKKLMVITDGVFSMDGDVAKLPEIVEVAEEYDLITYVDDAHGSGVLGKGAGTVKHFGLSDKIDFQIGTLSKAIGVVGGYVAGRQELIDWLKVRSRPFLFSTSLTPADVAASIAAIDILMESTELHDKLWDNGHYLKKGLKELGFNIGESETPITPCIIGDEQQTQEFSKRLYEEGVYAKAIVFPTVPKGTGRVRNMPTAAHSKEMLDRALSIYEKVGKEMGILK from the coding sequence TTGGCGAGCAAAACACTTGAACATTTTTTACATGAAAATCTGGCAGATTTGAAGGGCAAGGGATTGTACAATGTCATTGATCCTTTGCAAAGCGCGAACGGTCCTGTTATTACGATTGCAGGGAAAGAATTGATCAACCTCTCCTCCAATAACTATCTGGGCTTGGCTACTGATCAACGCCTTGTGGACGCTGCGATTGCAGCAGCTAGCAAATACGGCGTAGGGGCAGGGGCTGTACGCACCATTAACGGAACCTTGGACCTGCATGTGAAGCTGGAAGAAAAGCTAGCTGCCTTCAAGCACACGGAAGCTGCAATCGCTTACCAATCTGGCTTTAACTGCAACATGGCGGCGATCTCTGCTGTCATGGACAAGGACGATGCGATTCTTTCTGACGAGCTGAACCACGCCTCCATTATTGATGGATGCCGCCTGTCTCGTGCGCAAATCATCCGTGTGAACCACTCTGATATTGATGACCTGCGTGCGAAAGCGAAGGAAGCGAAAGAATCCGGTAAATATAAAAAGCTGATGGTCATTACTGACGGCGTATTTTCGATGGATGGCGATGTTGCCAAGCTGCCGGAAATCGTAGAGGTAGCCGAAGAATATGACTTGATTACGTATGTAGACGATGCCCACGGCTCTGGTGTACTCGGCAAAGGGGCAGGAACGGTTAAGCACTTTGGCTTGTCTGATAAAATCGACTTCCAAATCGGCACGCTTTCCAAAGCAATTGGGGTAGTCGGCGGTTATGTAGCGGGACGTCAAGAGCTGATCGACTGGCTCAAAGTACGTAGCAGACCGTTCTTGTTCTCAACTTCGTTGACGCCAGCGGATGTGGCAGCCTCCATTGCAGCTATTGATATTTTGATGGAAAGCACCGAACTGCACGACAAGCTGTGGGATAACGGACACTACCTCAAAAAAGGCTTGAAAGAACTCGGCTTCAATATCGGGGAGAGCGAAACGCCTATCACTCCTTGCATTATCGGAGACGAACAGCAGACCCAGGAGTTCAGCAAGCGACTGTATGAAGAGGGCGTGTACGCGAAAGCGATCGTGTTCCCTACTGTCCCAAAAGGAACCGGCCGTGTACGGAATATGCCAACAGCGGCACATAGCAAGGAAATGCTGGATCGTGCCCTTAGCATCTACGAAAAAGTTGGGAAAGAAATGGGGATCCTGAAATGA
- a CDS encoding S-layer homology domain-containing protein, giving the protein MKKQNIHIWLVSFAFLVYALSFAIGVPASTASTKNLKDIANSYAKEQIRSLQAAGVISGDENGYFHPTRPVTRAEFLAMLTRTLGMKPVVSNVAAYSDVPKNSWAYGYVQAAAGLRIANGIGPTSFAPNQTISREEAAAFLVRALEQSISSSYQLSVKDANAISSWARPSVSHAIQKNWLVGYNGYFRPTQALSREETAVILYRIQENLKKQNVTAKSLVSLGWQYQSTTEEFIAQVKNSGVNTLSPRWYFLQKDGTISDSTDTSLVQWAHANGKQVWPLFGNKFDPDATHAMLSDPNKRKAAVQKLSSFIDQYHLNGINIDFEGFSPADRNNFTLFIQELATALHTKGTVLSVDIPPDGDSDWSDPFDFAKLAKYADYLVVMAYEEHWVGGSQAGSVASLPWFTKVITDLLDEVPTQKLIVGMPLYTRDWYQSNGTLKSTDISIPESYQLLSQYRAKTVWDDKVGQYRSTYQKQGITHTIWLEESRSIGLKAQASLQWQVGGLAYWYVGSESTDMWTAIANSITLKHAREKL; this is encoded by the coding sequence ATGAAAAAACAAAACATACATATCTGGTTAGTCTCCTTTGCTTTTTTGGTGTACGCCCTCTCTTTTGCCATAGGAGTCCCAGCATCCACAGCCTCGACGAAAAATTTAAAAGATATCGCAAACAGCTATGCGAAAGAGCAAATCCGTTCGCTACAGGCAGCAGGTGTCATCTCCGGCGATGAAAACGGGTACTTTCACCCAACTCGTCCAGTGACGCGTGCTGAGTTTCTCGCGATGCTCACACGAACGCTCGGTATGAAACCGGTGGTCAGCAACGTCGCAGCCTACTCGGATGTTCCGAAAAACTCATGGGCATACGGGTACGTACAAGCTGCTGCTGGACTTCGCATCGCGAATGGCATCGGTCCTACTTCTTTTGCTCCGAACCAGACGATTTCTCGCGAAGAGGCCGCTGCATTTCTCGTACGCGCACTGGAACAAAGCATTTCGTCTTCTTACCAGTTGTCCGTGAAGGATGCCAATGCGATTTCGAGCTGGGCACGCCCCTCAGTCAGCCACGCCATACAAAAAAATTGGTTGGTTGGCTACAATGGCTACTTCCGCCCGACTCAAGCACTATCGAGAGAAGAAACCGCTGTTATTTTGTATCGAATTCAGGAGAATCTGAAGAAGCAAAACGTTACAGCAAAGTCGCTTGTCTCTCTCGGATGGCAATACCAATCCACGACAGAGGAGTTCATCGCACAAGTCAAGAATAGCGGAGTCAATACACTATCTCCACGTTGGTACTTCCTGCAAAAAGACGGAACGATTAGCGACTCTACGGATACTTCCCTTGTCCAATGGGCACATGCAAATGGCAAGCAGGTGTGGCCGCTATTCGGGAATAAATTTGATCCTGATGCTACTCACGCCATGCTGTCCGATCCCAATAAACGAAAAGCAGCCGTGCAAAAGCTTTCTTCGTTCATTGATCAATACCACCTAAATGGGATTAACATCGATTTTGAAGGGTTCTCCCCTGCGGATCGCAACAACTTCACCTTGTTTATTCAGGAGCTCGCGACTGCTCTTCACACAAAAGGTACTGTCCTATCTGTAGATATTCCGCCTGATGGTGATTCAGACTGGAGCGACCCTTTCGATTTTGCCAAATTAGCAAAGTATGCGGATTATTTGGTAGTCATGGCCTATGAAGAGCATTGGGTAGGTGGGTCACAAGCAGGCTCCGTTGCATCCTTGCCTTGGTTTACGAAAGTCATTACCGATCTGCTTGACGAGGTTCCGACCCAAAAGCTCATCGTCGGAATGCCTCTTTACACGCGCGACTGGTACCAATCGAATGGAACATTGAAGTCAACAGATATTAGCATCCCTGAGTCTTACCAGTTGCTCTCACAATACAGAGCAAAAACAGTATGGGACGATAAAGTTGGACAATACCGTTCGACGTATCAAAAGCAAGGCATCACGCACACAATTTGGCTGGAAGAAAGCCGTTCGATTGGGCTCAAGGCACAAGCTAGTCTGCAATGGCAAGTGGGTGGCCTGGCGTACTGGTACGTTGGCTCTGAATCAACGGATATGTGGACAGCCATTGCCAATTCGATCACCCTTAAACATGCACGTGAAAAACTGTAA
- a CDS encoding histidine triad nucleotide-binding protein, whose protein sequence is MDCLFCKIVNGDIPSKKVYEDEHVLAFHDINPVAPVHVLMIPKKHIQSVLAIEPEDKELIGHLHLSLQKVAETMGVNEDGFRIVTNIGKHGQQTVFHLHYHLIGGRQLEWQF, encoded by the coding sequence ATGGACTGCCTATTTTGCAAGATTGTAAACGGAGACATTCCATCTAAAAAAGTGTATGAGGACGAGCATGTATTGGCTTTTCACGACATTAATCCTGTTGCCCCTGTTCACGTTCTGATGATTCCGAAAAAGCATATTCAATCCGTTCTGGCTATCGAGCCTGAGGACAAGGAGCTGATCGGTCACCTCCATCTGTCACTGCAAAAAGTCGCAGAAACAATGGGCGTGAACGAGGATGGCTTCCGTATCGTGACCAACATTGGCAAACACGGACAACAAACCGTCTTCCATCTGCACTACCACCTCATCGGAGGCAGACAATTGGAGTGGCAGTTCTAA
- a CDS encoding L-threonine 3-dehydrogenase, with amino-acid sequence MKKILVTGALGQIGSELIMKLRDIYGADQVVATDIRKNEDDPVVQSGPFEVLDVTDGNRMFELAKKHGVDTIMHLAALLSATAEAKPLLAWNLNMGGLVNALEAARELNCQFFTPSSIGAFGPTTPKDNTPQDTIQRPTTMYGVNKVSGELLCDYYYQKFGVDTRGVRFPGLISYVAPPGGGTTDYAVDIYYKAIQQGAYTSYIGKGTYMDMMYMPDALNAIVSLMEADASKLIHRNAFNVTAMSIEPEDVAAAIRKHIPEFTLSYEVDPVRQSIADSWPNSIDATAAMQEWGFKAEYDLDKMTEDMLAKLRGKLLQQVG; translated from the coding sequence ATGAAAAAAATTCTGGTAACCGGGGCGCTAGGACAAATTGGTTCCGAGCTCATCATGAAATTACGCGATATTTACGGAGCGGATCAAGTCGTCGCTACAGATATCCGGAAAAACGAAGACGATCCTGTCGTGCAATCGGGTCCATTCGAAGTTCTTGATGTCACCGACGGGAACCGGATGTTTGAGTTGGCGAAGAAACATGGCGTGGATACGATCATGCATTTGGCTGCCCTGTTGTCTGCAACAGCGGAAGCAAAGCCTCTCTTAGCATGGAACTTGAACATGGGCGGGCTGGTAAACGCTCTGGAAGCTGCACGTGAGTTGAACTGCCAGTTCTTTACGCCGAGCTCGATTGGTGCATTTGGTCCGACTACACCGAAGGACAACACGCCGCAGGACACAATTCAACGCCCTACGACCATGTATGGTGTAAATAAAGTATCCGGTGAGTTGCTCTGCGATTACTATTATCAAAAATTTGGGGTAGATACGCGCGGCGTACGCTTCCCAGGTCTGATCTCGTATGTAGCGCCTCCGGGTGGCGGTACGACTGACTATGCAGTAGACATTTACTACAAGGCGATCCAGCAGGGTGCGTATACGTCCTACATCGGCAAAGGTACTTACATGGATATGATGTATATGCCTGATGCGCTGAATGCGATTGTTTCCCTGATGGAAGCAGATGCCTCCAAGCTCATCCACCGCAACGCGTTCAACGTGACTGCAATGAGCATTGAGCCAGAGGATGTAGCAGCAGCAATCCGTAAACACATTCCTGAGTTTACGCTCTCTTATGAAGTCGACCCTGTGCGTCAGTCAATAGCAGACAGCTGGCCGAACTCCATTGATGCTACGGCTGCCATGCAAGAGTGGGGCTTCAAAGCGGAATACGACCTGGACAAAATGACTGAGGACATGCTCGCAAAACTGCGGGGAAAGTTGCTTCAGCAAGTCGGATAA